In Parageobacillus sp. KH3-4, the genomic window TAGCAACAAGCCGCCGATGAACCAAATTGAAATGATGATGGATGTCCAACCCGATTCGGCATGGCCAAGCAATTTGACGGCCAGTGCGTATATGCCGGCGATGCTGCTAAGGAGAAAAGCGAGAAATCCAATGAACGTAATGAAGCGAATCGGCGCGATGCTAAAAGAAGTAACTCCATCAAACGCAAACGCCAGCATTTTTTTAAGCGGATATTTCGATTGCCCAGCAAAACGTTCTTTACGGTCATAAAACACTTCTGTTGACCGAAAGCCAAGCAGCGGCACGATTCCGCGCAAGAAGATGTTTACTTCTGTGTAGCGGCTCAATTCCTCCAGGGCACGCTTGCTCATTAACCGAAAATCGGCGTGATTGTACACTAATTGAACTCCTAATTTTTGCATGAATCGGTAAAACCATTGTGCGGTCGCTCTTTTAAACCATGTATCGGTATCGCGACTGCGCCGCACTCCATAAACGATGTCATAGCCTTCATGATATTTCATGACAAATTCACGGATGGCGGAAACATCGTCTTGCAAATCCGCGTCAATGGAAATGACGCAGTCGGAATCATTTTTTGCCGTTTCCAGTCCAGCGAGCAGCGCTTTTTGGTGGCCAAAGTTGCGAGACAGCTTAATGCCAGTGACAAACGGGTTTCGTTCGCTTTCTTGTTCAATAAGCTCCCATGTACGGTCACGGCTGCCATCATCGACAAACAATATTTTGCTTCCGATCGCGATTAAATGCTCCTCCAATAGATTTTCCAAGGCGTTTGTTAACTGTTTGATCGTTTCCGGCAAAACATCCTCTTCGTTATAACAAGGAACGACGATCGTCAAAATCGGTTTTTGCATCGTTTTCTCCTCCTTTCTTTACTCCACTTCGTATAAATAAATTTTCCAAACGGATTGCGAATCTTCGAACGTTCTTAACAATCGAAGGTGAATTTCCTTTGCGTTCATGATTGGGACGGAAGAGAAAATATAGCGTCCTCCCATCTGCTTAAACACTTTCGTATTGATATCGAAATGATGAATTTTTTTATGTGACGTTTTGCGGAACATGTAGTGTTTACCGAGCTCGGCTGAGAACAGATAGACGCGATTGCCCCAATGATCAAAGTAATCTTTCAGGACAGGGCTTTTATCCAGCTCTTTGGCGATAATTTTGCGAAATTGATGTTTGTAAGACAATGGATAAAAATTGTTATACGTATCGAGGGTGTAAAACCCGTTATATTGCGCAATCGCCGGATGAAGTCCGACGCTGGCGACGCGATAGGAACTTTGTGGTTTGCCGATATATTGTTTGATTTCGTTAAACAAATGTTCCGCGTAAAATTCTTTAAACGAAGGCGTCCCGATGAGGCGGTAGCGAATCTCTTCGTTAAAGCCGCCAAGAATCAATAGTTGCAGCGCCAAGACGACAGGAACAACGCGCCGCCACCGGATTCCCCGTTTCCAAAGAATTTGCAATGCCAACGCAAAATCTAAATAGATGACCATTGGCCGCAAAAAATGAAACCGGGCAAAGTTAAACGTATTTAACAAAGAAAAGCGTTCTTTTAACGGCTGCCATCCTTTGTAAAACCAAAACGCGTACCATGTCGACAAGACAAAATTCAACACAAACAAGAAAAGGAATCGCTTTTCGAGCGTTTCGCTTCGTTTCGCCCAAGCGAAAAAGAAAGCGATCCATAAGATAGGCAGAATGACAAACGTATGCACGGTCATCACATGCGTATGGCCAAGCAAGTAGTTTTTGAACGTAAGCCGCACGCAATGGAAGAAACTGAGCCGCGAAGAAAGAAATTCGTTTCGGCTTGTTGGTTCTTCGCCAAATACGAGCGAATAAACGAGGCGATATTCAATGGCCAAGAAAATGCCTGTCATCAGCGCGATCGCGCTAAAAAACGGCCAGTTCCACCGCTTTTGGACGATGACGTCCCGCAGCCATAGCAGCGCCATTGCGGCAAGAAAGAAGAAAAATCCGAGCACGAAGCTTGCGTAAAACGGCAACAGCACAAGAACAAGCCATTCTTTCCATGTCGCTTCGCCTTTTCGGATCGTTAAAAACGCCCATAGCGCCAGCGGCATGCCGAGGGTGCTCAACATCCCCGACGGCCAAAACGGGGTGAGAGCGAATGCCAATGACGCGCCGACGCGAATGAGATAGGATTCTTTATTTGGAAGGAAATGCCTTTTTAACAATGCGTACATGCCGATAAACGCGAAAACGCGGGTGATCGTCTGGCTAAGCGCGTAAGCGACCATCGAGGGAAACAGCGCATGGAGCCAAACGATGCCGCTGAATTCTGTACCGAACGCGTTGCGCGGAAGCCCGTTAATTACTTGCGGAATCGTCGCGTTAATCGGGCCGAACAGCTCACCACTTCGCGTCAGCACTTTATACCAAGCGATGTTTGAATCCATGTTGTCATGTACCCGGATATGCGCGTCTTCTCCTAGTATATAAAGCGGAGAAAGGTAAACAGCTAAAAGAAGCAAAGCGATCCCGATCGCCGTTCGTTCGTTTCGCTCCATTATTGTTCTCCTCCTTTTTGATGGAGCTTCAGTAAAGCACCGTTCATTATAAATAACGACCATTAAAAAATAATAAAAAATCAATGAAGAAAATGTAAAGGAATTTTGCCCGCAAAAAAACTCCTTTTCTCGAAAAAGAGTAAAGGAGTTTTTTGAAATAATGAGAATTACGGAAACAAACTCATAAAGTGGCCGAGACCGCGGCGTTTCGGTTTTTTCTTGGTTTTTTCCGCTGCGTCCGCTTGTTCTTTATTTGCGTTTTCTTCTAATTTGGCAATGCGCTGTTCGAGTTTATGAAGATGGGAGGCTAATTCTTCGATTTCTTGACGATGCTGGAGAAGCTGAACGGAAACGACATCGTCGGCTTTTTGATCGAGCCTGTGTTCGATGTGCTGGAGGCGGGAGGCAAGCTGATTGTAAACGGTGAATAGCGCTTCAGCGGAGAATTGGTTTGGCGGCTCTTGGCTGTCGCGTTGTTCCAATGCCGCTCCTTGTTCAAATTTTATTTGTTCCAACAGAGAGACCGCTTCGGCGTCGAATACGTAGTGGCCCGCTTCATTTTTCTTGCATGGGATATGATATTTTTTTACCCAGCGCTGAATCGTTTTCGGCGATACTCCAAGGCGTTTCGCGATATTGCTTGTTTTTAATTCCATCTACATGATTCCTCCTTTTCCATCTTGTTTTATATCATTTTCCACCGCGGCGGAAATTCCTTTCTGCTTGACAAAACTAGTGCGGATTCGGCAAAGAAAGTGGTGATGCGGAACAGTTCGGCATCAAGTGGCAAAAGCTGCTGAAAAAAATATGCGTGCGATCATAGGATTTATGACAGCGATTTGGTAGAATAAAAAATAAAGGGTCGCGAATATAACGAGGTGGTGGCGGTATGTCCATATGGGTGTTGGAAGCGCTCCGAGGTGTTTTGCGGCTATTTGTGCAGCCGTTGTTTTACTACGGAATAGTGTTGGCGCTTGCCGCTGGATGGCGGCGTGTAAAACGGGAAAGAAAATATTTTCATATTCGCGTATACAGTCCGTATCATGAAAGCAAGTTTTTTTGGCGAAGCGGCCTCGCTGCTGGGTTGATTTTATCGCTAGCGACTATCGCTGCCGGCGTCGCGTTGCCGCGTGATGCTGTTTCACTCATTGCACTTGTGACGATCGCGTTTGGATTGACGTTGCAAATGCGGCTGCTTTCTCCAGCGTATACGGTGGGAACGACGTTGTTGATTGTTAGTTTTCTAGCAAACGATAAAGAAATTTTCCCGGCTTTGAAACGCTTTTTTCCAGAGCTTGGCGAGACGAATGTGGCGGCGCTCGCGATTTTGCTCGCCTTATTGCTTTTTGTAGAAGCGTGGCTTATTTTACGTAACGGCGCCATCGAAACATCTCCGCAGCTAGCGAAAAGCAAGCGCGGCTTTGTCGTTGGGGAGCACTGGTCACAGCGGCTTTGGTTCGTTCCTGTATTGCTTCCGGTGGCCGGGGAGCTTCCACCGCCATTTTCATGGTGGCCGTTGTTTCCTTGTGACGGGGATTCTTATTCATTGATGCTTGTGCCGTTTTTCATCGGATTTTCCCAGCGCGTACAAGGGACGCTCCCGAAAACTTCGATTCGTTTCGCCGGCCAAAAAATGATGCTGCTCGCATGGATGGTTAGCTTGTTTGCCATAGGCGGATATTGGTATGTGCCGCTTTCAATAGTTGCGGCGGCGCTTGCGTTGATCGGAAGAGAATGGCTTGCTTTCTCCCTGCATCGACAAGACCGCTTGAAGCCTCCGCATTTTTCGAAGCGTGAACATGGGCTTGTCATTTTAGGCATTCTTCCACACTCGAAGGCGGAAAAAATGGGGCTGCAAATTGGCGAAGTGATCACGAAAGTGAACGGGGTGCCGGTAAAAACGGAAACGGAATTTTATGAAGCGTTGCAACGAAACCGGGCATTTTGTAAATTAGAAGTGGTGGACGAAAATGAAGAAGTTCGTTTCGTCCAAGGAGCGTTATATGAAGACGAACATCATGAGCTTGGTCTGTTGTTTGTCAAAGAGCGGGAAAAATGGGCGTTAGAAGCCGTCTAATAAGGGGATTTCGTATGTGGTTTATTATTGCGTTAATTGTGCCATGTTTGCTTGTGCTGTTATTTACTCGCGTTACGTATAATCATTATATTGGGACGTTGTTGACAGTCGCGTTACTCGTCGCTTCCTATTTTAGAGGATACACGGACGAGCTGCATGAAATTTTGGCGGATATCGTATCAACGACGGTTGGGTTTTTGTATGCGGGAAAAATGGTAAAACAGTTAAAAGAATAATCGCACGACATACAGTCATGTTTAATCGCGGCGAACGGCAAAAATGCCGTTCGTTTTTTCATTGGAAGTCGTTTTCTATTTTGGAACGAATATAAGTTCGCTTTTTTATGCATCTTTTTTGCTGATGTGCTACAATGAAAATTAAGATGAAACGAAACAGGAGGTCGAATCGGTGGGAGACCGTTTTGAATTAGTGTCGGCATATAAGCCGCAAGGAGATCAGCCACAAGCGATCGCCAAACTGGTCGAAGGCATTCGCAAAGGCGTAAAGCACCAAACGCTGTTAGGGGCAACGGGGACAGGAAAGACGTTTACGATTTCGAACGTCATTAAAGAAGTAAACAAACCGACGCTTGTGATTGCCCATAATAAAACGTTAGCAGGGCAATTATACAGCGAGTTAAAAGAGTTTTTTCCGAACAATGCAGTTGAATATTTTGTCAGCTACTACGATTATTACCAGCCGGAGGCGTATGTGCCGCAGACGGATACGTATATTGAAAAAGACGCAAAGATTAACGACGAAATTGACAAGCTGCGGCACTCGGCGACATCGGCGCTGTTTGAGCGGCGCGATGTCATTATTGTCGCAAGCGTATCGTGCATTTACGGGTTAGGATCGCCGGAAGAATACCGTGAACTTGTCGTGTCGCTGCGCGTCGGCATGGAAATCGAGCGCAATGTTTTGCTGCGCCGTCTTGTCGATATCCAATATGAACGGAACGACATTGACTTTCAACGCGGAACGTTCCGGGTTCGCGGAGATGTCGTTGAGATTTTTCCTGCTTCTCGGGACGAGCATTGTATTCGCGTTGAATTTTTTGGCGATGAAATTGACCGCATTCGCGAAGTCGACGCGCTGACGGGGGAAATTATCGCGGAACGCGAGCATGTCGCGATTTTTCCGGCTTCCCACTTCGTGACGCGGGAAGAAAAGATGCGCTTAGCGATCGAAAATATTGAAAAAGAGTTAGAAGAGCGGCTGCGCGAATTGCGGGAACAAGGGAAACTGCTAGAGGCGCAGCGGCTTGAGCAGAGGACGCGCTACGATTTAGAGATGATGAGGGAAATGGGCTTTTGTTCGGGAATTGAAAACTATTCCCGCCATTTGGCGTTGCGCCCGCCAGGCTCGACGCCGTATACGCTGCTCGATTATTTTCCTGACGATTTTTTAATCATCGTGGATGAATCGCATGTGACATTGCCGCAACTCCGCGGTATGTACAACGGAGACCGGGCGAGAAAGCAAGTGCTTGTCGACCATGGCTTCCGCTTGCCGTCTGCGCTTGATAACCGTCCGTTAACGTTTGAGGAATTTGAGCAAAAAATCAACCAAATTATTTATGTTTCCGCCACTCCTGGTCCGTACGAGCTCGAACATAGCCCGGAAGTCGTCGAACAAATTATTCGTCCGACGGGGCTGTTGGATCCGACGATTGACGTCCGCCCGATTGAAGGGCAAATCGATGATTTAATCGGGGAAATTCAGGAGCGCGTGAAGCGGAATGAACGGACGCTCGTGACGACGCTGACGAAAAAAATGGCGGAAGATTTAACAGATTACTTGAAAGAAGTCGGCATTAAAGTCGCGTATTTGCATTCGGAAATTAAAACACTCGAGCGCATTGAAATCATTCGCGATTTGCGGCTTGGCAAATACGATGTGCTTGTTGGAATCAACTTGTTGCGGGAAGGGCTGGATATTCCAGAAGTATCGCTTGTCGCCATTTTGGATGCGGATAAAGAGGGATTTTTGCGCTCGGAACGTTCACTGATCCAAACGATCGGCCGCGCTGCAAGAAACGCGAATGGCCATGTCATTATGTACGCCGATACGATTACGAAATCGATGGAAATTGCGATTAATGAAACAAAACGGCGCCGTGCGATTCAAGAGGCGTATAACCGTGAGCACGGCATTGTGCCGCAGACGGTGAAGAAAGAAATCCGCGATGTCATCCGCGCGACGTATGCGGCGGAAGAAAAAGAAACATACGATGCAAAGCCGTCTTACGGCAAAATGACGAAGAAAGAACGGGAAAAGCTGATCGCCGATTTGGAAAAAGAAATGAAAGAGGCGGCAAAGGCGCTCGATTTCGAGCGGGCTGCCCAATTACGCGATATTATTTTCGAGTTAAAAGCGGAAGGATGATTGTGAATATATGGCAACTGATAAAATCATTGTCAAAGGTGCGAGAGCCCATAATTTAAAAAATATCAATGTCGAAATTCCCCGCGACAAGCTTGTTGTGTTGACGGGGCTTTCCGGTTCGGGGAAATCGTCGCTTGCCTTTGATACGATTTATGCGGAAGGACAGCGGCGCTACGTCGAATCACTCTCAGCGTACGCCCGCCAGTTTTTAGGGCAAATGGATAAGCCGGATGTCGATGCGATTGAAGGGCTGTCGCCGGCGATTTCAATCGACCAGAAGACGACGAGCCGCAATCCGCGTTCGACCGTCGGAACGGTCACGGAAATTTACGATTATTTGCGGCTTTTGTTTGCCCGCATCGGCCGCCCGGTTTGTCCGGAGCACGGCATCGAAATTACATCGCAGACGATCGAACAAATGGTCGACCGGCTTCTTGCCTATCCAGAACGAACGAAAATGCAAATTCTCGCTCCCATCGTTTCCGGCCGGAAAGGGACGCATGCGAAGACGCTGGAGGACATTCGCAAACAAGGGTATGTGCGCGTGCGCGTCGACGGGGAAATGCGGGAGCTTACAGAAAATATTGAGCTCGAGAAAAATAAAAAACATTCGATCGAAGTCGTCGTCGACCGGATTATCATCAAAGACGGGATTGCTTCGCGTTTGGCGGATTCGTTAGAGACCGCTTTAAAGCTTGCGGACGGAAAAGTGCTGATTGATGTCATTGGCCAGGAGGAGCTGCTGTTTAGCGAAAAGCATGCGTGCCCGTATTGCGGCTTTTCGATTGGCGAGCTCGAGCCGCGCCTGTTTTCGTTTAACAGCCCGTACGGCGCATGCCCGGATTGTGACGGCCTCGGTGCGACGCTCGAAGTCGATCCTGATTTAGTCATTCCGAACGATGAGCTGACATTGCGCGAGCACGCCATCGCTCCGTGGGAGCCGCAAAGCTCGCAATATTATCCGCAGCTGTTGGAAGCGGTGTGCAACCATTACGGCATTGACATGGATGTGCCAGTAAAAGACTTGCCGAAGGAGCAGCTCGATAAAATTTTATACGGCAGCGGCGGTGAGAAAATTTACTTCCGCTACCAGACCGATTTCGGGCAAATTCGCGAGCAATATATCGTTTTTGAAGGAGTTATTCCGAACGTTGAGCGCCGCTATCGTGAAACGAGTTCTGATTATGTTCGCGAACAAATGGAAAAATATATGGCGCAGCAGCCATGTCCGACGTGCAAAGGAAACCGTTTGAAAAAAGAAAGCCTCGCTGTGCTCGTCGGCGGCAAACATATCGGCGAAGTGACGGCGCTCTCAGTTACGGAGGCGCTTGCGTTTTTCGAAAACTTGCAGCTAAGCGAAAAAGAGCAGAAGATTGCCCATCTCATTTTGCGTGAAATCCGCGAGCGGCTCGGTTTTTTAAAGAATGTCGGGCTCGATTATTTAACACTCAACCGCTCCGCTGGAACGCTTTCGGGCGGAGAAGCGCAGCGCATTCGCCTGGCGACGCAGATCGGCTCGCGCTTGACCGGGGTGCTTTACGTTTTGGACGAGCCGTCGATTGGGCTTCATCAGCGCGATAATGACCGTTTGATCGCGACGTTAAAAAGCATGCGCGATATCGGCAACACGCTTATTGTCGTCGAACATGACGAAGATACGATGCTTGCCGCCGATTATTTAATTGATATCGGGCCGGGCGCGGGCATTCACGGCGGCCGAGTCGTTGCAGCCGGAACGCCGCAAGAAGTGATGAACAACCCGGACTCGCTCACCGGGCAATATTTATCGGGAAAAAAATTCATCCCTATTCCAAGCGAGCGCCGCAAGCCGGATGGACGATGGATTGAGATTGTTGGCGCGAAAGAAAATAACTTAAAAAACGTGTCGGTCAAAATTCCGCTTGGCACGTTTGTCGCGGTCACCGGCGTATCCGGTTCCGGCAAAAGCACGCTCGTCAATGAAATTTTGTATAAGGCGCTTGCGCAAAAACTGCACCGTGCGAAAGAGAAGCCAGGCGAGCATAAAACGATTAAAGGGCTTGAACATTTAGATAAAGTCATTGACATTGACCAATCGCCGATTGGCCGTACGCCTCGCTCCAACCCGGCGACATATACGGGCGTGTTTGATGATATTCGCGAAGTGTTTGCGGCGACGAACGAAGCAAAAGTGCGCGGGTATAAAAAAGGACGCTTCAGTTTTAACGTCAAAGGCGGGCGATGCGAAGCGTGCCATGGCGACGGCATTATTAAAATTGAAATGCACTTTTTGCCTGATGTGTACGTTCCGTGTGAAGTATGCCATGGCAAACGGTATAATCGCGAAACGCTAGAAGTGACATACAAAGGAAAAAATATTGCGGAAGTGCTCGAGATGACGGTGGAAGATGCGCTTGAGTTTTTCGGGAATATCCCGAAAATTAAACGGAAATTACAGACGCTGTATGATGTCGGCTTAGGGTATATGAAGCTTGGGCAGCCGGCAACGACATTGTCGGGCGGAGAAGCGCAACGTGTCAAATTAGCTGCAGAATTGCACCGCCGTTCGACAGGCCGGACGCTCTATATTTTAGACGAGCCGACGACCGGGCTTCACGTCGACGACATTGCCCGCTTATTGAAAGTGTTGCAGCGCTTAGTCGAGAACGGGGATACTGTTCTTGTGATTGAGCACAATCTTGACGTCATTAAAACGGCGGACTACATTATCGATCTTGGGCCAGAAGGCGGCGAACAAGGAGGACAAATCGTGGCAACGGGAACGCCGGAGGAAGTGGCCGAAGCAGAAAATTCGTATACTGGCCGCTATTTAAAACCAATACTGCAACGCGACCGCGAACGAATGCGGGCGTTGTATGAAACGGCAAGGGCATAGCCTTTGCCGTTTTGCTTTTCTCTAATCGTATCTTCTTCATGAAACTTTTCTTGACCGCGGTCGTATATAAAAAACAAAAGGAGGAGTTTTTCGTGAATTCCAACAAAGTGCTCGCATCATTATGTTATTTCAGCATTCTTTTTGCCGGATTTGTTTTTCCGATTATCGTTTATTTTGTGACCGATGATCAAGAAGTGAAAAAACATGCGAAAAAAGCGTTTCTTTCCCATTGCATTCCGGCCGCCACGATTGCATTTTTCATTATTCTAGGCATTTCTATGGGGGTTACGCAGCAATATAACGATATTTCTTTTTTAGTAGGAGGCGGACTTGTATGGATCGGTTTTGCCATAGCGGGAATTGTCAACTTGGTCATTGTGGTTTGGAATATTGTTCAAGGAATCCGGGTATTAAAATGAAATAAATGGAGGGAAGCATCCATGGAAGAGAAAAAACGCATATTAAAAATGGTGCAGGAAGGGAAACTTACAGTAGAAGAGGCGCTTACGCTGCTCGAAAGGTTAGACGAACAAAAAAGCAACACCGGCTTGCTTGATCTGCATCATGCGTCCGAGTCGCATTCGAATGCAAAACAGCATTCCGTAAAAATGGATTCGCTGAAAGAGAAATTGTTTGATTTTTTAGATGCAACCGTAAAAAAAGTGAAAGAATTTGATTTTCCGTTTGCCAATCCGATGGAAGTGAGACATATTTTTCAACAAAACAATGTCGCTTTGCAAGAAATCGATGTGCATATTGCCAACGGAAATATAAAAGTGGTGCCATGGGAACAAGCGGACGTTCGCGTCGAATGTGAAGCGAAAGTTTATCGTCTTGAATCACCGGATGCGGCGCGGCGGTCATTTATAGAAGAGACGTTGTTTTTCGTGCAAAACGGACGTTTCCGCTTTTCCGTCGCGAAACCGTTTATGAAAACAAATGCGACGATCTATGTCCCGCAAGCACGCTATCAAGATGTACATTTTCGCCTTTTTAATGGGAATGTCGATATCGAGCGCCTACACGCAAATGAGCTGCATATTAAAAACGTAAACGGTTCGATCACGCTTCAGCGCCTTTTCGCTGAAAAAGCGGAATTAGAGACGGCAAATGGATCGATTATTCTTGAGCGTAGTGCGGTAGAGGAAGTGGAAGCGGAGACGATCCATGGGGAAATCAAACTGAATGGAAATAACCGTTACGCGCGGCTGCGGACGTTTAGCGGCGGGATTACGTACGCAACGGAAAGAGAAGATGGGGTCATTACCGGAAAAACGGTCACGGGAAATATTGCATTGCGGCTTCCCCGCGATATATGTTTGGAAGGCGAAATGAGAACGAACCTCGGCAGTTTGATCTGTCAGCACCCGAACGTATCACCTGTAGAGGAAAAACAGGAAACTGCGCAAAAAATGATCCGCTTTGCATGTGAAAACCCTTCCAAACAACCGCTTCATATTTATGCGGATTCGAAAGCGGGCTCCGTTTCTCTGCAAATGATGGAAGAAGGGGTATGAGTAAATGGAAGAACATCATGAAAAAGACGGTGATAGTAAATGATTAATTGGTTAATTGGCGTATTTGTGAATACGGTTTTATTGATGGCAATTGACGGATATTTTGATTCCATTCAATTTAGCGGCATTGGCGCCGCTTTTATTGCGAGTATGATTTTATCCATTTTAAACGTTGTCGTGCGTCCCGTTTTAATTTTGTTAACATTGCCTGCGACGATTTTGACGCTCGGATTGTTTTTGTTCGTCATTAATGCTATTACTTTGCTGATGACGGCAGCGTTAATGGGTGACGCCTTTGAAATTGATGGATTCGGCACGGCGCTTCTCGCTTCGATTGTTCTTTCCTTTTTCCATTTGCTCGTTCAAAAAGCGATCATTGAACCGTTGTTACAAAAATAAACGTTTGAGGCGGAACAAGGGCATCCGCCTCTTTTTGTTGGGTGGATGTTTCCCTTTCAATGCGAGAAAGAAAAATGCTAAAATGAAAAAAGACAAGAAAGGAGAGAAATTCCGACATGCCGAAAGTGCGCACAAAAGATATTATCGAAAAGTTCCAGCTGGAATTGGTGAGCGGCGCGGAAGGAATTTACCGTCCGATTACGACGAGCGACTTGTCCCGCCCCGGCATTGAAATGGCGGGCTATTTCGCGTATTATCCGGCCGAACGGATTCAGCTGTTAGGCAGAACGGAGCTTTCGTTTTATGAAACGTTAAGCCCAGAAGAGAAAAAAGTAAGAATGGAGCAGCTCTGTACCGATATTACTCCAGGGATTATCGTATCGCGCGGGCTGGAAGTTCCGCCGGAATTGATGGAAGCTTCTGAGCGGCAATCGGTGCCGGTGATGCGCTCAACGATGAAAACAACACGCCTTGCGAGCCGCTTGACGAACTATTTGGAAAGTAAATTGGCGCCGACCACAGCGGTTCACGGTGTGTTGGTCGATGTTTACGGCGTCGGAGTATTAATCACTGGCAAGAGCGGAGTTGGCAAAAGCGAAACGGCGCTTGAATTAGTAAAACGAGGTCATCGGCTCGTCGCGGACGACTGTGTCGAAATTCGCCAAGAAGATGAAGGAATGCTCGTTGGCAGCGCGCCAGAGTTGATTGAACATTTACTGGAAATCCGCGGGTTAGGCATTATTAATATGATGACATTGTTTGGCGCCGGAGCGGTGCGGACGCATAAACGCATTTCGTTAGTGATCGATTTGGAACTTTGGGATCCGAATAAACAATACGATCGTCTCGGGTTGGAAGAAGAAAAAGTAAAAATTCTTGACACAGAATTGCCGAAATTGACGATACCGGTGCGACCGGGACGAAATCTGGCTGTGATTGTCGAAGTGGCCGCAATGAATTTCCGCTTGAAACGAATGGGGGTAAACGCGGCGGAGGAGTTTTCCGCGCGCTTGACCGATGCGATTGAAGATGG contains:
- a CDS encoding glycosyltransferase family 2 protein encodes the protein MQKPILTIVVPCYNEEDVLPETIKQLTNALENLLEEHLIAIGSKILFVDDGSRDRTWELIEQESERNPFVTGIKLSRNFGHQKALLAGLETAKNDSDCVISIDADLQDDVSAIREFVMKYHEGYDIVYGVRRSRDTDTWFKRATAQWFYRFMQKLGVQLVYNHADFRLMSKRALEELSRYTEVNIFLRGIVPLLGFRSTEVFYDRKERFAGQSKYPLKKMLAFAFDGVTSFSIAPIRFITFIGFLAFLLSSIAGIYALAVKLLGHAESGWTSIIISIWFIGGLLLMGIGLIGEYIGKIYQEVKRRPRFTVEKTLRSPSLSPFSKKEKVRL
- a CDS encoding DUF6044 family protein; translation: MERNERTAIGIALLLLAVYLSPLYILGEDAHIRVHDNMDSNIAWYKVLTRSGELFGPINATIPQVINGLPRNAFGTEFSGIVWLHALFPSMVAYALSQTITRVFAFIGMYALLKRHFLPNKESYLIRVGASLAFALTPFWPSGMLSTLGMPLALWAFLTIRKGEATWKEWLVLVLLPFYASFVLGFFFFLAAMALLWLRDVIVQKRWNWPFFSAIALMTGIFLAIEYRLVYSLVFGEEPTSRNEFLSSRLSFFHCVRLTFKNYLLGHTHVMTVHTFVILPILWIAFFFAWAKRSETLEKRFLFLFVLNFVLSTWYAFWFYKGWQPLKERFSLLNTFNFARFHFLRPMVIYLDFALALQILWKRGIRWRRVVPVVLALQLLILGGFNEEIRYRLIGTPSFKEFYAEHLFNEIKQYIGKPQSSYRVASVGLHPAIAQYNGFYTLDTYNNFYPLSYKHQFRKIIAKELDKSPVLKDYFDHWGNRVYLFSAELGKHYMFRKTSHKKIHHFDINTKVFKQMGGRYIFSSVPIMNAKEIHLRLLRTFEDSQSVWKIYLYEVE
- a CDS encoding MerR family transcriptional regulator, coding for MELKTSNIAKRLGVSPKTIQRWVKKYHIPCKKNEAGHYVFDAEAVSLLEQIKFEQGAALEQRDSQEPPNQFSAEALFTVYNQLASRLQHIEHRLDQKADDVVSVQLLQHRQEIEELASHLHKLEQRIAKLEENANKEQADAAEKTKKKPKRRGLGHFMSLFP
- a CDS encoding PDZ domain-containing protein, with protein sequence MSIWVLEALRGVLRLFVQPLFYYGIVLALAAGWRRVKRERKYFHIRVYSPYHESKFFWRSGLAAGLILSLATIAAGVALPRDAVSLIALVTIAFGLTLQMRLLSPAYTVGTTLLIVSFLANDKEIFPALKRFFPELGETNVAALAILLALLLFVEAWLILRNGAIETSPQLAKSKRGFVVGEHWSQRLWFVPVLLPVAGELPPPFSWWPLFPCDGDSYSLMLVPFFIGFSQRVQGTLPKTSIRFAGQKMMLLAWMVSLFAIGGYWYVPLSIVAAALALIGREWLAFSLHRQDRLKPPHFSKREHGLVILGILPHSKAEKMGLQIGEVITKVNGVPVKTETEFYEALQRNRAFCKLEVVDENEEVRFVQGALYEDEHHELGLLFVKEREKWALEAV
- a CDS encoding CsbA family protein is translated as MWFIIALIVPCLLVLLFTRVTYNHYIGTLLTVALLVASYFRGYTDELHEILADIVSTTVGFLYAGKMVKQLKE
- the uvrB gene encoding excinuclease ABC subunit UvrB codes for the protein MGDRFELVSAYKPQGDQPQAIAKLVEGIRKGVKHQTLLGATGTGKTFTISNVIKEVNKPTLVIAHNKTLAGQLYSELKEFFPNNAVEYFVSYYDYYQPEAYVPQTDTYIEKDAKINDEIDKLRHSATSALFERRDVIIVASVSCIYGLGSPEEYRELVVSLRVGMEIERNVLLRRLVDIQYERNDIDFQRGTFRVRGDVVEIFPASRDEHCIRVEFFGDEIDRIREVDALTGEIIAEREHVAIFPASHFVTREEKMRLAIENIEKELEERLRELREQGKLLEAQRLEQRTRYDLEMMREMGFCSGIENYSRHLALRPPGSTPYTLLDYFPDDFLIIVDESHVTLPQLRGMYNGDRARKQVLVDHGFRLPSALDNRPLTFEEFEQKINQIIYVSATPGPYELEHSPEVVEQIIRPTGLLDPTIDVRPIEGQIDDLIGEIQERVKRNERTLVTTLTKKMAEDLTDYLKEVGIKVAYLHSEIKTLERIEIIRDLRLGKYDVLVGINLLREGLDIPEVSLVAILDADKEGFLRSERSLIQTIGRAARNANGHVIMYADTITKSMEIAINETKRRRAIQEAYNREHGIVPQTVKKEIRDVIRATYAAEEKETYDAKPSYGKMTKKEREKLIADLEKEMKEAAKALDFERAAQLRDIIFELKAEG